In a single window of the Lacerta agilis isolate rLacAgi1 chromosome 15, rLacAgi1.pri, whole genome shotgun sequence genome:
- the TRPV1 gene encoding transient receptor potential cation channel subfamily V member 1 gives MSGILGKMRKLGSSDQEDSESMDDHLENEESGSGTPGSNRSNKHSIFARRARFGLGDGDKDTAPMDSFYQMDHMVSSPILKFSLSLERGRCGNYSPKLLHRGARREAPMGGRPEKAFRIYDRRRLFDAVAQGDPTELDDLLTYLLDTLKNLTDEEFKEPDTGKTCLLKAMLNLHNGRNDTIPLLLEIAEKTDNLKEFVNAEYTDSYYKGQTALHIAIERRNMYLVDLLVRNGADVHAKAHGEFFQKISGRPGFYFGELPLSLAACTNQLNIVKYLLDNPYLPANIAAQDSMGNTVLHALVEIADNTEDNTKFVTKMYNDILILGARLNPTLKLEDIANRRGLTPLTLAAKTGKIQVFAYILRREIKEPECRHLSRKFTEWAYGPVHSSLYDLSSIDTCERNSVLEIIAYSSETPNRHEMLLVEPLNQLLQDKWDRFVKHLFYFNFFIYAAHIVILTVAAYYRPTKKHGKPPFAFNHTTNEYFRVTGEILSVLGGAYFFFRGIKYFKQRQPSLKAIFTNSYSELLFFIHSVLILGSAVLYFSKQELYVILMVFALALGWTNLLYYTRGFQQMGIYSVMLEKMMLRDLCRFIVVFLLFHLGFSTAVVTLIEDDDELLAQNQTHSSCQAKCRPSYNNFYSTCLELFKFTIGMGDLEFTDSYRFRSVFIILLVTYVIVTYILLLNMLIALMGETVNKISQESKSIWKLQRAITILNIENSYWNCIVNSFRSGKQVLVGTTPDGKNDYRWCFRVDEVNWSTWNTNLGIINEDPGGYNEELKRNLSFSFKYGRASMSSATFLENRRASVKSKQKPIPVSVSGKNWKTLVPIRRDGKREGSLKPISEDGADSEEQGPRKKSLPKFVHFFGLSSSSARFLILEATAHKWVCCSKETGCGQSVPC, from the exons ATGTCTGGAATCCTGGGGAAGATGCGGAAGCTGGGGAGCTCCGACCAGGAGGATTCGGAATCGATGGACGACCACTTGGAAAACGAGGAGTCCGGCTCAGGCACGCCCGGCAGCAACAGGTCGAACAAGCACAGCATCTTCGCCAGGCGGGCGCGGTTCGGGCTTGGGGATGGAGACAAGGACACGGCTCCCATGGATTCCTTCTACCAGATGGACCACATGGTGTCCAGCCCCATCCTGAAGTTCAGCCTCAGCTTGGAGCGAGGGAGGTGTGGCAACTACTCTCCAAA ACTTCTCCATCGCGGGGCTCGCCGAGaagcccccatgggcgggcgccCCGAGAAAGCATTCAGGATCTACGACCGAAGGAGGCTCTTTGACGCGGTGGCCCAGGGGGATCCGACCGAGCTGGACGACCTGCTCACCTACCTCCTGGACACTCTGAAAAACCTGACGGATGAGGAGTTCAAAG AACCAGATACTGGGAAGACATGCTTGTTGAAAGCCATGCTGAACCTCCACAACGGCCGGAACGACACCATCCCTCTCCTGCTGGAGATTGCGGAGAAGACGGACAACCTGAAGGAGTTTGTGAATGCTGAGTACACAGACAGCTACTACAAGG GCCAAACCGCACTGCACATCGCCATCGAGAGACGAAACATGTACCTTGTGGACCTCCTGGTCAGGAACGGCGCCGACGTCCACGCGAAAGCCCACGGGGAGTTCTTCCAGAAAATCAGCGGCAGGCCCGGGTTTTATTTTG GTGAGCTGCCCCTCTCTTTGGCTGCCTGCACAAACCAGCTCAACATCGTGAAGTACCTTCTCGATAACCCCTATCTCCCGGCCAACATTGCCGCCCAGGATTCCATGGGCAACACCGTCCTCCATGCTTTGGTGGAGATCGCCGACAACACGGAGGACAACACCAAGTTTGTCACCAAGATGTACAACGACATCCTCATCCTGGGAGCCAGGCTCAACCCCACCCTCAAGCTGGAAGATATCGCCAACCGAAGGGGGCTGACACCGCTGACCCTGGCAGCCAAGACTGGGAAGATACAG GTCTTTGCGTACATCCTCAGACGGGAGATCAAGGAGCCGGAGTGTCGCCACCTGTCCCGGAAGTTCACAGAATGGGCTTATGGGCCCGTTCACTCGTCGCTCTACGACCTGTCCAGCATTGACACCTGCGAGAGGAACTCAGTCCTGGAGATCATCGCTTACAGCAGCGAGACGCCG AACCGTCACGAGATGCTGCTGGTGGAACCTCTCAACCAGCTCCTGCAGGACAAGTGGGACCGATTCGTCAAGCACCTCTTCTACTTCAACTTCTTCATTTACGCTGCCCACATCGTCATCCTCACCGTCGCCGCCTATTACAGGCCAACGAAAAAGCACGGGAAG CCCCCGTTCGCCTTTAATCACACGACCAATGAGTATTTCCGAGTCACCGGGGAGATCCTGAGTGTGTTGGGTGGTGCCTATTTCTTCTTCAGAGGG ATCAAGTATTTTAAGCAGAGACAGCCATCCCTGAAAGCAATCTTTACTAACAGCTACAGTGAACTTCTCTT CTTCATCCACTCTGTCTTGATCCTGGGCTCAGCGGTCCTGTACTTCAGCAAGCAAGAACTCTATGTCATCCTCATGGTTTTCGCCTTGGCCCTGGGCTGGACCAACCTGCTCTATTACACCCGCGGCTTCCAGCAGATGGGGATTTACTCAGTCATGCTGGAGAAG ATGATGCTGAGAGACCTGTGTCGTTTCATTGTGGtcttcctccttttccatttGGGCTTTTCGACAG CTGTTGTGACTCTCATTGAGGACGATGATGAGCTGCTGGCACAGAACCAAACTCACAGTTCCTGTCAAGCAAAGTGCCGCCCCTCCTACAACAACTTCTACTCCACCTGCCTAGAACTTTTCAAGTTCACGATTGGGATGGGAGATTTGGAGTTCACGGACAGTTACCGCTTCAG GTCGGTCTTCATCATCCTGCTGGTGACTTACGTCATAGTCACGTACATCCTCCTCCTCAACATGCTCATCGCCCTGATGGGAGAAACGGTCAACAAGATTTCTCAGGAGAGCAAAAGCATTTGGAAGCTCCAG AGAGCCATCACTATCTTGAACATTGAGAACAGCTATTGGAACTGCATTGTCAACTCCTTCCGATCTGGGAAACAAGTTCTGGTGGGGACTACTCCTGACGGGAAAAACGATTACCGTTGGTGCTTTAG GGTGGATGAGGTGAACTGGTCCACGTGGAACACCAATCTGGGCATCATCAACGAAGACCCTGGTGGATACAATGAGGAGCTGAAACGGAACCTGAGCTTTTCTTTCAAGTATGGGAGAG CTTCAATGAGCTCAGCCACGTTTCTGGAAAATCGGCGTGCAAGTGTCAAATCGAAACAAAAGCCaatccccgtgtcagtttcagggaAAAACTGGAAGACCTTGGTCCCAATCCGGAGAGATGGAAAACGAGAAGGGTCGCTCAAGCCCATTTCGGAAGACGGCGCGGATTCAGAAGAGCAAGGCCCCAGGAAGAAATCTCTCCCCAAGTTTGTGCACTTTTTTGGTCTCTCGTCATCTTCTGCAAGGTTTTTAATTCTAGAAGCGACAGCCCATAAATGGGTGTGTTGTAGCAAGGAGACTGGATGTGGGCAAAGTGTGCCTTGTTAA